From a region of the Apis mellifera strain DH4 linkage group LG2, Amel_HAv3.1, whole genome shotgun sequence genome:
- the LOC551563 gene encoding cullin-5 isoform X2, translated as MRPTILKLLKQETVTQAEWQDLFFSVHAVCVWNDKGALKLLDALKEDIMDFIKQAQQRVLAHQEEQALLKAYIAEWRKFFAQCNYLPTPFRQLETSLAGKAPSSVQKKSQPDDIVRKLMLDSWNQSIFGEIKQKLQDSAMRLVRAERNGEAFDSQLVIGVRESYVNLCSNATDKLQIYRENFEAAYIEATEAFYWVKAPEQLSLHGVENYMRYADAKLQEEELRAQKYLEPNSASVQLLTDCCVRVLVATFKPAILAECPRMIQHRQTDKLRLMLKLMDRVPEGVGPMLRNLEEHIASAGLADMMAAVDVITQDSEKYVERLLDLFRRFSILVKEAFDDDPRFLTARDKAYKLVVNDATVFRLELPARQCSGIGTTILNNKPNNNNNGQPESKCPELLANYCDMLLRKTPLSKKLTSDEIESKLKDVLLVLKYVQNKDVFMRYHKAHLTRRLILDTSADSEKEENMVEWLREVGMPADYVNKLARMFQDIKVSQDLNQQFKEQCRAAIADSINIKILNAGAWARGSERVTVSLPLQLEDYIPEVEEFYKKKHSGRKLQWYHHMSNGTITFSNQVGRFDVDVTTFQMAVLFAWNQRPFEKISYENLRLATELPDPELRRTLWSLCAFPKLKRQLLLVEPHAHSPKDFANDTRFWVNQEFAIVKNGKLQKRGKINLIGRLQLSTERSKEEDNQSIVQLRILRVQEAIIKILKMRKKISNAQLQTELVDILKNMFLPSKKMIKEQIEWLIEHKYIRRHDDDINTFVYMA; from the exons ATGCGAccaactattttaaaattactcaaACAAGAAACTGTTACTCAAGCAGAGTGGCaagatttattcttttctgttCATGCAGTATGTGTATGGAATGACAAAGGTGctcttaaattattagatgcacttaaagaagatataatggattttataaaacaagcTCAGCAG agagTTTTAGCACACCAAGAAGAACAAGCTTTATTAAAAGCATATATAGCTGaatggagaaaattttttgcacAGTGTAATTATTTACCAACACCATTTAGACAATTAGAAACATCTCTTGCTGGAAAAGCACCATCCAGTGTTCAGAAAAAAAGTCAACCTGATGATATTGTCAGAAAa ttaatgTTGGATAGTTGGAATCAAAGTATATTtggagaaataaaacaaaaacttCAAGATTCAGCTATGCGACTTGTTCGTGCTGAAAGAAATGGTGAAGCATTTGATTCACAGTTAGTTATTGGTGTTAGAGAATCTTatg TAAATTTATGTTCAAATGCAACAGATAAGCTTCAAATTTatagagaaaattttgaagcAGCATATATAGAAGCAACAGAAGCTTTTTATTGGGTTAAAGCTCCTGAACAGTTATCATTACATGGTGTAGAGAATTATATGCGTTATGCAGATGCAAAATTACAAGAAGAAGAACTTCGTGcccaaaaatatttagaaccAAACAGTGCTAGTGTACAACTTTTAACTGATTGTTGTGTACGTGTGTTAGTGGCAACTTTTAAGCCGGCTATATTAGCAGAATGTCCAAGAATGATTCAACATCGTCAAACAGAta aactTAGGTTAATGCTAAAACTAATGGATAGAGTTCCTGAAGGAGTTGGTCCAATGTTAAGAAATTTAGAGGAACATATAGCAAGTGCAGGTTTAGCTGATATGATGGCAGCTGTGGATGTTATTACTCaagattctgaaaaatatgttGAAAGATTATTGGATCTTTTTCGTCGGTTTTCAATTCTTGTTAAAGAAGCATTTGATGATGATCCTCGATTTCTAACTGCTCGAGATAAAGCTTATAAACTTGTTGTAAATGATGCAACAGTGTTCAGATTAGAATTACCTGCACGTCAATGTTCTGGTATTGGTACaactattttgaataataaacctaacaataataataatggacaGCCAGAATCAAAATGTCCAGAACTTTTAGCTAATTATTGTGATATGTTACTTAGAAAAACGCCACtcagtaaaaaattaacttctgATGAAATTGAAAGCAAGTTAAAAGATGTG ttattagtattaaaatatgttcagAATAAAGATGTGTTTATGCGCTATCATAAAGCTCATTTAACAAGGCGCTTAATATTAGATACATCTGCTGAttctgaaaaagaagaaaatatggtAGAATGGCTCCGTGAAGTTGGAATGCCTGCTGATTATGTTAACAAATTAGCTCGAATGTTTCAAGATATTAAAGTGTCACAAGATCTTAATCAACAATTTAAGGAGCAATGTAGAGCTGCTATTGCAgatagtattaatattaag ATACTAAATGCAGGTGCATGGGCTAGAGGTAGCGAACGCGTCACTGTAAGTTTACCATTGCAGTTAGAAGATTATATTCCTGAAgtagaagaattttataaaaaaaagcacAGTGGAAGAAAATTACAGTGGTATCATCATATGTCAAATGGCacg ATAACATTTTCTAACCAAGTGGGACGCTTCGATGTGGATGTAACAACATTTCAAATGGCAGTTTTGTTTGCTTGGAATCAACGAccgtttgaaaaaatatcatatgaaaatttacGATTGGCTACGGAACTTCCAGATCCTGAATTAAGACGAACTTTATGGTCGTTGTGTGCTTTCCCGAAACTCAAACGTCAGCTTCTTTTAGTTGAGCCACATGCACATAGTCCCAAAGATTTTGCAAATGATACAAGATTTTGGGTTAATCAAGAATTTGCTATTGT aAAAAATGGTAAACTACAAAAACgaggtaaaattaatttaataggtAGACTTCAATTATCAACTGAGCGGagtaaagaagaagataacCAATCTATTGTACAACTTAGAATACTAAGAGTTCAg gaAGCAATTATCAAGATTTTAAAGATgcgtaaaaaaattagtaatgcTCAATTACAAACTGAATtagttgatatattaaaaaatatgtttttaccaagtaaaaagatgataaaagaACAAATTGAATGGCTTATTGagcataaatatatacgtagaCACGATGATGACATTAATACCTTTGTGTACATGGCATAG
- the LOC551563 gene encoding cullin-5 isoform X1 codes for MSKLYAKVPMDKSQFTFEDKWPCMRPTILKLLKQETVTQAEWQDLFFSVHAVCVWNDKGALKLLDALKEDIMDFIKQAQQRVLAHQEEQALLKAYIAEWRKFFAQCNYLPTPFRQLETSLAGKAPSSVQKKSQPDDIVRKLMLDSWNQSIFGEIKQKLQDSAMRLVRAERNGEAFDSQLVIGVRESYVNLCSNATDKLQIYRENFEAAYIEATEAFYWVKAPEQLSLHGVENYMRYADAKLQEEELRAQKYLEPNSASVQLLTDCCVRVLVATFKPAILAECPRMIQHRQTDKLRLMLKLMDRVPEGVGPMLRNLEEHIASAGLADMMAAVDVITQDSEKYVERLLDLFRRFSILVKEAFDDDPRFLTARDKAYKLVVNDATVFRLELPARQCSGIGTTILNNKPNNNNNGQPESKCPELLANYCDMLLRKTPLSKKLTSDEIESKLKDVLLVLKYVQNKDVFMRYHKAHLTRRLILDTSADSEKEENMVEWLREVGMPADYVNKLARMFQDIKVSQDLNQQFKEQCRAAIADSINIKILNAGAWARGSERVTVSLPLQLEDYIPEVEEFYKKKHSGRKLQWYHHMSNGTITFSNQVGRFDVDVTTFQMAVLFAWNQRPFEKISYENLRLATELPDPELRRTLWSLCAFPKLKRQLLLVEPHAHSPKDFANDTRFWVNQEFAIVKNGKLQKRGKINLIGRLQLSTERSKEEDNQSIVQLRILRVQEAIIKILKMRKKISNAQLQTELVDILKNMFLPSKKMIKEQIEWLIEHKYIRRHDDDINTFVYMA; via the exons ATGTCAAAACTTTATGCGAAGGTGCCGATG gatAAAAGTCAGTTTACGTTTGAAGATAAATGGCCATGTATGCGAccaactattttaaaattactcaaACAAGAAACTGTTACTCAAGCAGAGTGGCaagatttattcttttctgttCATGCAGTATGTGTATGGAATGACAAAGGTGctcttaaattattagatgcacttaaagaagatataatggattttataaaacaagcTCAGCAG agagTTTTAGCACACCAAGAAGAACAAGCTTTATTAAAAGCATATATAGCTGaatggagaaaattttttgcacAGTGTAATTATTTACCAACACCATTTAGACAATTAGAAACATCTCTTGCTGGAAAAGCACCATCCAGTGTTCAGAAAAAAAGTCAACCTGATGATATTGTCAGAAAa ttaatgTTGGATAGTTGGAATCAAAGTATATTtggagaaataaaacaaaaacttCAAGATTCAGCTATGCGACTTGTTCGTGCTGAAAGAAATGGTGAAGCATTTGATTCACAGTTAGTTATTGGTGTTAGAGAATCTTatg TAAATTTATGTTCAAATGCAACAGATAAGCTTCAAATTTatagagaaaattttgaagcAGCATATATAGAAGCAACAGAAGCTTTTTATTGGGTTAAAGCTCCTGAACAGTTATCATTACATGGTGTAGAGAATTATATGCGTTATGCAGATGCAAAATTACAAGAAGAAGAACTTCGTGcccaaaaatatttagaaccAAACAGTGCTAGTGTACAACTTTTAACTGATTGTTGTGTACGTGTGTTAGTGGCAACTTTTAAGCCGGCTATATTAGCAGAATGTCCAAGAATGATTCAACATCGTCAAACAGAta aactTAGGTTAATGCTAAAACTAATGGATAGAGTTCCTGAAGGAGTTGGTCCAATGTTAAGAAATTTAGAGGAACATATAGCAAGTGCAGGTTTAGCTGATATGATGGCAGCTGTGGATGTTATTACTCaagattctgaaaaatatgttGAAAGATTATTGGATCTTTTTCGTCGGTTTTCAATTCTTGTTAAAGAAGCATTTGATGATGATCCTCGATTTCTAACTGCTCGAGATAAAGCTTATAAACTTGTTGTAAATGATGCAACAGTGTTCAGATTAGAATTACCTGCACGTCAATGTTCTGGTATTGGTACaactattttgaataataaacctaacaataataataatggacaGCCAGAATCAAAATGTCCAGAACTTTTAGCTAATTATTGTGATATGTTACTTAGAAAAACGCCACtcagtaaaaaattaacttctgATGAAATTGAAAGCAAGTTAAAAGATGTG ttattagtattaaaatatgttcagAATAAAGATGTGTTTATGCGCTATCATAAAGCTCATTTAACAAGGCGCTTAATATTAGATACATCTGCTGAttctgaaaaagaagaaaatatggtAGAATGGCTCCGTGAAGTTGGAATGCCTGCTGATTATGTTAACAAATTAGCTCGAATGTTTCAAGATATTAAAGTGTCACAAGATCTTAATCAACAATTTAAGGAGCAATGTAGAGCTGCTATTGCAgatagtattaatattaag ATACTAAATGCAGGTGCATGGGCTAGAGGTAGCGAACGCGTCACTGTAAGTTTACCATTGCAGTTAGAAGATTATATTCCTGAAgtagaagaattttataaaaaaaagcacAGTGGAAGAAAATTACAGTGGTATCATCATATGTCAAATGGCacg ATAACATTTTCTAACCAAGTGGGACGCTTCGATGTGGATGTAACAACATTTCAAATGGCAGTTTTGTTTGCTTGGAATCAACGAccgtttgaaaaaatatcatatgaaaatttacGATTGGCTACGGAACTTCCAGATCCTGAATTAAGACGAACTTTATGGTCGTTGTGTGCTTTCCCGAAACTCAAACGTCAGCTTCTTTTAGTTGAGCCACATGCACATAGTCCCAAAGATTTTGCAAATGATACAAGATTTTGGGTTAATCAAGAATTTGCTATTGT aAAAAATGGTAAACTACAAAAACgaggtaaaattaatttaataggtAGACTTCAATTATCAACTGAGCGGagtaaagaagaagataacCAATCTATTGTACAACTTAGAATACTAAGAGTTCAg gaAGCAATTATCAAGATTTTAAAGATgcgtaaaaaaattagtaatgcTCAATTACAAACTGAATtagttgatatattaaaaaatatgtttttaccaagtaaaaagatgataaaagaACAAATTGAATGGCTTATTGagcataaatatatacgtagaCACGATGATGACATTAATACCTTTGTGTACATGGCATAG